Proteins from a genomic interval of Zingiber officinale cultivar Zhangliang chromosome 2A, Zo_v1.1, whole genome shotgun sequence:
- the LOC122044216 gene encoding uncharacterized protein LOC122044216 — MDIVGAFPMHIICRFDIPRQLVSDNGRQFVGQRLKEWCGGYDIQQAFTLVAYLQSNGQAEFANREILRILCARLDHVGESWIDELPRVLWAIRTTPKEGIGATLFHLVYEGEVVAPVEVGVESNRLQHYDEDNAEQKLMELDLVDE, encoded by the exons atggatattgttggGGCATTCCCCATG cacatcatctgccggttcgaCATCCCCCGTCAGCTCGTCTCTGATAACGGAAGGCAGTTTGTTGGTCAGAGACTTAAAGAATGGTGCGGAGGATATGAcattcagcaagccttcacctTAGTGGCCTATCTGCAAAGCAACGGACAAGCGGAATTTGCCAACCGCGAAATTCTTAGAATCCTATGCGCTCGCCTCGACCACGTTGGAGAAAGTTGGATAGATGAGCTGCCCCGCGTGCTATGGGCAATCCGCACGACACCCAAGGAGGGAATCGGGGCAACTCTTTTCCACCTGGTATATGAAGGTGAAGTAGTCGCTCCCGTCGAAGTTGGAGTTGAGTCCAATCGGCTACAAcattatgatgaagataatgccGAGCAGAAGTTAATGGAGCTAGACTTAGTAGATGAATGA